A genomic window from Anthocerotibacter panamensis C109 includes:
- the cbiQ gene encoding cobalt ECF transporter T component CbiQ has translation MFLHVPTLAFATCADRDTPWHRLHPRARLLAALVLVFGIALIPNGVWPVLGLYAGVLLLLILLGQVNPGQIVRRLGVELAFVGVILLSILFSGKGTTLVTLGPLTIAKGSLVNFGSVLGRAVLSLLILNVLTLTTATPALLQALTELRCPRLLVNVLESMVRYIAVLADELATMRRAAQARSARSGTLLDWGTLGNILGTLFLRTYGRGERIHLAMQARGFTGTFPTTRSSAFGWGEWLVLAASAAVVVGAQYLVWGRG, from the coding sequence ATGTTCCTTCATGTACCGACTTTAGCTTTTGCGACCTGCGCGGACCGCGATACCCCATGGCACCGCTTGCACCCAAGGGCTCGCCTCCTCGCGGCTCTGGTTCTAGTCTTTGGTATAGCTTTGATCCCAAATGGCGTCTGGCCAGTTTTGGGGCTCTACGCGGGGGTACTGCTGTTGCTGATTTTGCTGGGGCAGGTGAATCCGGGGCAAATTGTCCGTAGGCTGGGTGTGGAACTAGCGTTTGTGGGCGTTATTTTGCTGAGTATTCTTTTTTCGGGGAAAGGCACGACTCTTGTCACCCTGGGACCGCTCACGATTGCCAAGGGCAGCTTGGTGAATTTTGGCAGTGTGTTGGGTCGGGCGGTGCTCTCTTTGCTGATTTTGAACGTGCTCACGCTCACGACGGCGACCCCTGCGCTATTGCAAGCGCTGACCGAGTTACGCTGTCCACGGCTGTTGGTCAATGTGTTGGAGTCGATGGTCCGCTACATCGCCGTTTTGGCGGACGAGTTGGCGACGATGCGCAGGGCGGCACAGGCGCGCAGTGCGCGTTCCGGGACGCTGTTGGACTGGGGGACGTTAGGGAATATTCTGGGGACGCTCTTTTTGCGGACTTATGGGCGAGGAGAACGGATTCACTTGGCGATGCAGGCGCGGGGCTTCACGGGGACATTCCCGACTACAAGGAGTAGTGCTTTTGGCTGGGGGGAGTGGTTGGTCCTCGCGGCTTCGGCGGCGGTGGTCGTCGGGGCGCAATATTTGGTGTGGGGGCGCGGTTGA
- a CDS encoding energy-coupling factor ABC transporter ATP-binding protein: MHPNPVHLEDVQYTYPDGTPALKKISVSFKAQETVAIVGPNGSGKSTLLLHLNGLLMAQGGRIRIADRPLTAEHLPFIRRFVGLVFQNPEDQLFMPTVREDVAFGPQNLGVKGDALLKRVRDCMERVGLEPARFLDRQSFNLSLGEKKRVAMAGVLAMDPEVLAFDEPSAGLDPRSRRRLIRLIKELPQTKLIATHDLDLALETCTRTVLLEGGVVIADGPTEHLLRDRVFLETHGLELPLCLMKPEVP; encoded by the coding sequence ATGCATCCTAACCCGGTTCACCTGGAAGATGTGCAGTATACCTATCCCGATGGCACCCCGGCCCTGAAGAAAATAAGCGTGAGCTTTAAGGCGCAAGAGACGGTCGCCATTGTCGGGCCCAATGGTTCGGGCAAGTCCACGCTGCTGTTGCACCTGAATGGTTTGCTTATGGCCCAAGGGGGGCGCATTCGCATCGCAGACCGTCCGCTGACGGCGGAGCATCTACCTTTTATTCGGCGTTTTGTGGGGTTGGTCTTTCAGAACCCGGAGGACCAACTTTTTATGCCCACGGTGCGCGAGGACGTCGCCTTCGGTCCGCAGAATCTGGGGGTGAAGGGGGATGCTTTGCTCAAGCGGGTCCGCGACTGTATGGAACGGGTGGGTTTGGAGCCTGCCCGGTTTCTGGACCGGCAAAGTTTTAACTTGTCGTTGGGGGAGAAGAAGCGGGTAGCGATGGCGGGTGTCCTCGCTATGGACCCGGAGGTGCTGGCTTTTGATGAACCGTCGGCGGGGCTGGACCCCCGCTCTCGCCGCCGCCTGATCCGCTTGATCAAGGAACTCCCGCAGACGAAGCTCATCGCCACCCATGACCTGGATCTGGCGCTCGAGACCTGTACGCGGACGGTCCTCCTGGAAGGCGGCGTAGTCATCGCGGACGGTCCTACCGAGCATTTGTTGCGTGACCGAGTTTTTCTGGAGACCCACGGATTGGAATTGCCGCTGTGTTTGATGAAGCCTGAAGTTCCCTAG
- a CDS encoding tetratricopeptide repeat protein, whose amino-acid sequence MSRLFNPLCWGLILSLGLVPVQAQSFNKLLEQGSALAVKGKSDAAIQNLSQAAQLKPNDPDVQFFLGVAYRDKNELETALGFFQKANTLRPKDGSTLSNLGIVLSRLKRYDEAISNYNSAIAVEPRNPNYYINLGQALRDKGEYPQAVEALKKGLALKPKDLIPAYGYLAEALDKTKAYPEALQYFGLVLKARPKDLPAAYGKARILKEQGNTAEAITAYEALTAFKGDEAQFYVDLGQLYQTQRKLPEAVANFRQALTLNKQLPEVQIQLAVLYRELGDLSAATQTYEDYLKDHPKDGVAQASLGSLYSQLGQYDQAIPAYRAALDLSAPTADIYSNLGVALAKKSAYSEAIPILNKAIALDAKLPLAQKNLGIALINSGKLKEALEPSIAAVNLTPTDPEAWQIYGIALASNSRLDESIEALETALKLKPDDAQSKELLEQVKKAKGG is encoded by the coding sequence ATGTCCAGGTTGTTCAACCCCCTATGCTGGGGCCTCATCTTGAGCTTGGGACTGGTCCCTGTTCAAGCCCAAAGTTTTAATAAACTTCTAGAGCAAGGTAGCGCTCTGGCGGTCAAGGGCAAATCCGATGCTGCAATCCAGAACTTGAGTCAGGCAGCCCAACTCAAACCCAATGACCCGGATGTGCAGTTCTTCCTTGGAGTCGCCTACCGCGATAAAAATGAATTAGAGACCGCCCTCGGTTTTTTCCAAAAAGCCAATACCCTGCGCCCCAAGGACGGTAGCACGCTCTCCAATCTGGGGATTGTCCTGAGTCGGCTGAAGCGCTATGACGAAGCCATCAGCAACTATAACAGCGCCATCGCCGTAGAGCCGCGCAACCCCAACTACTACATCAATCTGGGCCAAGCCCTACGCGACAAGGGCGAATACCCGCAGGCTGTCGAGGCACTCAAAAAAGGACTGGCGCTCAAGCCCAAAGACCTCATCCCTGCCTACGGCTATCTGGCAGAAGCTTTGGACAAGACCAAAGCGTATCCCGAAGCGCTCCAGTATTTCGGTCTGGTCCTCAAGGCGCGCCCCAAAGACCTCCCTGCCGCCTATGGGAAAGCCCGCATCCTCAAAGAACAGGGCAACACGGCTGAGGCCATCACCGCCTACGAAGCCCTGACAGCGTTTAAGGGAGATGAGGCCCAATTTTATGTGGACTTGGGCCAACTCTACCAGACCCAGCGAAAGCTGCCTGAAGCGGTCGCCAACTTTCGGCAAGCCCTCACGCTGAATAAGCAACTGCCTGAAGTCCAAATACAACTAGCTGTGCTTTATCGAGAACTTGGTGATCTCTCTGCTGCAACCCAGACCTATGAGGATTACCTAAAAGATCATCCCAAAGATGGCGTGGCCCAAGCCAGTCTAGGCTCCCTGTACAGTCAGTTGGGCCAGTATGACCAAGCCATCCCTGCGTACCGCGCCGCCCTCGACCTGAGTGCACCGACTGCCGATATCTACAGCAACCTAGGCGTAGCCCTCGCCAAGAAGAGTGCCTACAGCGAGGCCATCCCGATTTTGAACAAGGCGATTGCCCTGGATGCCAAGCTGCCTTTGGCCCAAAAAAACCTGGGGATCGCCCTCATCAATAGCGGCAAGCTCAAAGAAGCCCTGGAGCCCTCGATTGCAGCGGTGAACCTGACTCCCACCGACCCGGAGGCGTGGCAGATCTACGGCATAGCGCTGGCTAGTAACAGCCGACTCGATGAATCTATTGAAGCCCTTGAGACAGCGCTCAAGCTCAAGCCCGACGACGCTCAGAGCAAGGAACTCCTGGAACAGGTTAAAAAAGCAAAAGGGGGTTAG
- the pheT gene encoding phenylalanine--tRNA ligase subunit beta has product MKISYNWLKELVAFNLTPAELAERLTLVGFEVEDMVDLKTWAQGVVVGQILACEPHPQADKLKVCTVDVGQPEPLTIVCGAANARAGILAPVALVGTYLPHKSLTIEVANKRGVVSSGMICSLEELGLVRKSEGIHVFDQELTLGADVRPFLGLDDVILDVTSTANRADALSMVGIAREVAAFTGSILRLPVAEGPWVPAGAFRLAIDTSHACPAYFATVVGGLTVAPSPPWLAQKVERAGMRSINNVVDITNLVLLEWGQPLHAFDRDLLPGSTLGVRLAREGEVLTTLDSVTRTLVPQNLLITHDDQPVALAGVMGGAATEVNSATKAILLEAALFDPAAVRRSARAQGLRSEASARYERGVDFSALETALNRALALLAEVAGGTILAQDRVDYRTQQSPSIVLRPQRVTHVLGRDVGREAIETSLKNYGFDVDPVGMDYQVRVPGFRARDIQGEIDLIEEIARWVGFDHFPPTLPQSPLLGQLAPEETIMRRIRALLRAQGLTELYHNSFTPLRSGEELSTKRAQAEARFGSQQSQVILVNPLNADYGALRSELLAGLFAAYGYNLDQGNGPLNGFELGRVLYTVGTEIREVDHLGAILGGDPLQGDWQDYSRPWDFFAVKGILENLAQGLGLSFSFDATDEKPRLHPGRSARLTLAGEDLGFVGQVHPRLAKVEGFPEATFVFELDLEVLVRNSLHRAYRYRSFSSYPALDRDLACFVARTYTVAQLTEAIRMSAGDLLESVVLFDEYTGPNVPPDQRSLAFRLVYRAADHTLNDAEVSTHQERVRNTLVAQFAAQLRS; this is encoded by the coding sequence ATGAAGATCTCGTATAATTGGCTTAAAGAACTGGTAGCGTTTAATCTTACTCCAGCGGAGTTGGCTGAACGTCTAACGCTGGTCGGCTTTGAAGTCGAAGACATGGTAGACCTCAAAACCTGGGCACAGGGTGTGGTTGTGGGGCAGATTCTCGCTTGCGAACCGCATCCTCAAGCGGACAAGCTCAAAGTGTGTACGGTGGATGTGGGACAGCCCGAGCCGCTTACCATCGTCTGTGGAGCCGCTAATGCCCGCGCTGGAATTCTGGCTCCGGTGGCCTTGGTAGGGACTTATCTGCCCCATAAGAGCCTCACCATTGAAGTCGCCAACAAACGCGGAGTGGTCTCTTCAGGCATGATCTGCTCGCTGGAGGAGTTGGGGCTTGTGCGCAAGTCCGAGGGCATTCATGTCTTTGACCAGGAACTGACTCTGGGCGCAGATGTGCGGCCTTTCTTGGGGTTGGATGATGTCATTCTCGATGTCACATCCACTGCCAATCGAGCCGATGCCCTCTCCATGGTCGGGATTGCCCGAGAAGTCGCTGCGTTTACAGGGAGTATACTGCGGCTGCCGGTGGCTGAGGGGCCTTGGGTTCCTGCTGGGGCCTTTCGCCTTGCGATTGACACAAGCCATGCCTGTCCCGCCTATTTCGCTACTGTGGTGGGCGGGCTTACGGTCGCTCCTTCGCCACCGTGGCTAGCCCAAAAAGTCGAACGCGCTGGGATGCGCTCTATCAACAACGTGGTAGATATCACCAACCTCGTGCTCCTGGAGTGGGGACAGCCGCTGCACGCTTTTGACCGGGACTTGCTCCCCGGCAGTACTCTAGGGGTGCGTTTGGCTCGAGAGGGTGAAGTCCTCACTACTTTAGACAGTGTGACCCGGACGCTAGTCCCTCAAAATCTGCTCATTACGCATGACGACCAGCCGGTAGCGCTCGCCGGGGTGATGGGTGGGGCTGCCACGGAGGTCAACAGCGCAACGAAGGCGATTCTTCTGGAAGCAGCCCTCTTCGACCCGGCAGCCGTGCGCCGCTCTGCCCGTGCTCAGGGTCTGCGCTCCGAAGCCTCCGCCCGCTATGAACGAGGCGTGGATTTCTCTGCCCTAGAGACCGCCCTCAACCGTGCGCTCGCGCTCTTGGCAGAAGTAGCGGGTGGGACCATCCTCGCTCAAGACCGGGTGGACTACCGTACCCAGCAGAGTCCGTCTATTGTGCTGCGCCCGCAGCGGGTGACCCATGTCCTGGGCCGAGATGTGGGGCGCGAAGCCATTGAGACGAGCCTCAAGAACTATGGTTTTGATGTGGACCCGGTTGGGATGGATTATCAGGTACGGGTACCGGGCTTTCGGGCGAGAGATATCCAAGGGGAGATTGACCTCATCGAAGAGATTGCCCGCTGGGTGGGCTTTGACCATTTCCCGCCCACCTTGCCGCAAAGTCCCCTGTTGGGCCAACTCGCCCCTGAAGAAACGATTATGCGCCGGATTCGAGCCTTACTGCGCGCTCAGGGGTTGACGGAGCTTTACCACAATTCCTTTACCCCTCTCAGGAGTGGCGAAGAGCTCTCCACCAAACGCGCTCAGGCTGAAGCCCGTTTTGGCAGCCAACAGAGCCAAGTCATCCTCGTCAATCCCCTCAACGCCGACTACGGGGCACTGCGTTCGGAGCTCTTGGCAGGGCTTTTTGCGGCCTATGGCTACAATCTCGACCAGGGCAATGGTCCGCTCAATGGCTTTGAATTGGGTCGCGTCCTCTATACGGTGGGCACGGAGATCCGTGAGGTGGACCATTTGGGGGCTATCTTGGGTGGCGATCCGCTTCAAGGCGATTGGCAGGACTATAGCCGCCCTTGGGATTTCTTTGCCGTCAAGGGCATCTTAGAAAATCTGGCTCAGGGTCTCGGTCTGAGTTTCAGCTTCGATGCGACGGACGAAAAGCCGCGTCTGCACCCCGGACGGAGTGCGCGCCTGACGCTTGCTGGAGAAGACCTGGGTTTTGTCGGACAGGTCCATCCGCGTCTGGCTAAAGTCGAAGGCTTCCCCGAAGCGACATTTGTGTTTGAGTTAGATCTTGAAGTCCTAGTCCGCAACAGTCTGCACCGGGCCTATCGCTACCGTTCCTTCTCCAGCTATCCTGCACTAGACCGGGACTTGGCCTGCTTTGTTGCTCGGACATACACGGTTGCCCAACTGACAGAGGCGATCCGTATGAGTGCCGGAGACCTCTTGGAGTCGGTCGTACTCTTCGACGAATACACCGGACCTAATGTCCCCCCAGACCAACGCTCCCTCGCCTTCCGGTTGGTCTACCGCGCTGCGGACCATACCCTTAACGATGCCGAAGTCAGCACCCATCAGGAGCGCGTGCGCAATACTTTGGTCGCGCAGTTCGCAGCTCAACTGCGCAGTTGA
- a CDS encoding Eco57I restriction-modification methylase domain-containing protein — protein sequence MKQNQAYEYAIRTDQYFTSWKNLITKTVLQEADEQKLKSEFGRQTAYVYVIRLLMVRICGDKGLIHRKFSDGGFKYWLETVVPRYLDFAQGMGYDYLLEVAYRSAQSIYAHFFSNENLFNWYRMGTNILLRILEILNRFNLEEIDSDIIGMVYGRYVKEGKHEQGRYFTPPNVVKYILDSIGYTSDNPDIRGKKLLDLAGGSGSFLVHAAHRLINSYRNPTSGHIPIDNIPTVIQQVKNSFFSLDINPFACYLAETNLLIQVIDLLKELKNHGRMQECVIDRFHIYNTDSLLLPKGENIRTPLLSAVVDSELSIVSQIKERSGAFADGFDFVVGNPPYVRADEPGVDEYRREIIRQGRFETLYKKWDLFIPFIELGKNLLKSESGILGIIISDAYSVATYAQESRKMLCNELTVFQIDFLGGLKLFRDAAVFNVIFIAKNELPTESSLTTQRFHENQENIQEIAFQNFINQLSLGEDIFRKYSIDTDIEDVVLLDEITYISVGMVLNSHETKFPNEFTKDDLISKNKDDSHPVRYIEGKDIERFSINEIRYLEYGENLRAPVKVRRSTFPELYTSPKILRGETSHTFLDVADEANAHLYCNHSVIVFLPWHRLTNVSNRNVDSNEVKRKSPTSLKYGLAYLLAIINSSWADNFLKNITISARAGRFHPDDFRKLPIKVISLEEQQIFIEQTNKLLAWNWELYHLRQSGAVIKFDYDDKTPVVKVDFLQIFAKLRLPSWNFLNAENFHFEVIGNRNQPLSRLRIKDNVLFNGREALLRSDSLLVLDYLKYYLPQFIPQARTWTDLLTIGTIPKTEASIQQLFTTYAETKVEILTHPHHLPRTESNGRCFVRSFPKNTSRAIAHPRPQTVWLPALATGSAVSG from the coding sequence GTGAAGCAAAATCAAGCCTATGAATATGCTATTCGGACGGATCAATACTTTACTTCCTGGAAGAACTTGATCACAAAGACAGTTTTACAAGAAGCCGATGAGCAGAAACTAAAATCAGAATTTGGTCGTCAGACTGCCTATGTCTATGTTATTAGATTGCTTATGGTTCGTATCTGTGGAGATAAGGGCTTGATCCATCGGAAGTTCTCGGATGGTGGTTTTAAGTACTGGCTAGAAACAGTGGTACCGAGGTATTTAGACTTTGCACAAGGTATGGGGTATGACTATTTATTAGAAGTGGCTTATCGTTCAGCACAAAGTATCTATGCCCATTTCTTTAGTAATGAAAATCTCTTTAATTGGTATCGTATGGGGACTAATATCTTACTGAGAATTCTAGAAATCCTTAATCGATTTAATTTGGAGGAAATCGATAGCGATATTATCGGCATGGTTTATGGACGCTACGTTAAAGAAGGCAAACATGAGCAAGGTCGCTACTTCACACCCCCCAATGTAGTTAAGTATATTCTTGACTCGATTGGCTATACTTCAGACAATCCCGATATTCGAGGGAAGAAGCTTTTAGATTTGGCGGGTGGCTCCGGTAGTTTTCTAGTTCATGCTGCACATCGACTGATAAACTCCTACCGCAATCCTACAAGTGGTCACATTCCAATTGATAATATTCCCACTGTAATTCAACAGGTAAAAAATTCATTTTTCTCCCTTGATATCAATCCCTTTGCTTGTTATTTGGCTGAGACAAACTTGCTTATTCAAGTTATTGATCTTCTAAAAGAGTTAAAAAATCATGGTCGAATGCAGGAGTGTGTGATTGATCGCTTCCATATTTATAATACGGATTCATTATTGCTGCCCAAAGGTGAAAATATTCGCACGCCCCTACTCAGTGCGGTTGTAGACTCTGAACTCTCGATTGTCTCTCAGATTAAAGAGCGTTCTGGAGCTTTCGCTGACGGATTTGATTTTGTGGTAGGTAATCCACCGTATGTCCGGGCTGATGAGCCGGGAGTGGATGAATATAGAAGAGAAATTATTCGTCAAGGTAGATTTGAAACTCTTTACAAAAAATGGGATTTGTTTATTCCATTCATAGAATTAGGGAAAAACCTTCTTAAATCAGAATCGGGAATTTTAGGAATAATTATATCTGATGCTTACTCAGTAGCTACATATGCCCAAGAATCCCGAAAAATGCTTTGTAATGAATTAACAGTTTTTCAAATTGATTTTCTTGGGGGCTTAAAGCTTTTCCGAGACGCTGCTGTTTTCAATGTAATTTTTATTGCTAAAAATGAGTTACCTACAGAATCTAGCTTAACTACACAGCGCTTTCACGAAAATCAAGAGAATATTCAAGAAATTGCCTTCCAGAATTTTATTAATCAACTATCTTTGGGTGAAGATATTTTCAGGAAATATAGTATTGATACTGACATCGAAGATGTGGTTTTACTCGATGAAATAACTTATATTAGCGTTGGAATGGTTTTAAATAGCCATGAAACAAAATTCCCCAATGAATTTACAAAAGATGATCTTATCTCAAAGAATAAGGACGACTCACACCCGGTCAGATATATAGAAGGTAAAGATATCGAGAGATTTTCAATCAATGAAATTAGATACCTTGAATATGGGGAAAATCTAAGAGCACCTGTGAAAGTTCGTAGATCTACCTTTCCTGAATTGTATACTTCTCCCAAGATTTTGCGCGGAGAGACTTCACATACATTTTTAGACGTTGCAGATGAAGCAAACGCTCATCTTTACTGTAACCATAGTGTTATTGTCTTTCTTCCGTGGCACCGACTCACCAATGTTTCTAACAGAAATGTAGATTCGAATGAAGTTAAAAGAAAGTCTCCTACATCTCTCAAGTATGGTTTGGCCTATTTACTAGCAATTATCAACTCTAGCTGGGCTGATAATTTTCTAAAAAATATAACTATCAGTGCACGAGCTGGTAGATTTCATCCCGATGATTTTCGTAAATTACCTATCAAAGTTATCTCACTTGAAGAACAACAAATCTTCATTGAGCAGACAAATAAGCTTCTGGCATGGAATTGGGAGTTATATCATTTACGTCAATCAGGAGCGGTTATTAAATTTGACTATGATGACAAAACTCCGGTAGTTAAAGTAGATTTCTTGCAAATTTTCGCTAAGCTTAGACTCCCAAGCTGGAACTTTCTCAATGCTGAGAATTTTCACTTTGAGGTCATTGGTAATCGCAATCAACCACTCAGCAGATTAAGGATCAAAGATAATGTACTCTTTAATGGAAGAGAAGCTCTACTACGATCAGATTCTCTTCTTGTCCTAGACTACTTGAAGTATTATCTTCCCCAGTTTATTCCTCAAGCCCGAACCTGGACCGATCTGCTGACTATCGGGACCATTCCTAAGACCGAGGCAAGTATTCAACAGTTATTCACCACCTATGCAGAGACTAAAGTGGAAATCTTAACGCATCCGCACCACCTACCAAGAACTGAATCAAATGGTAGATGCTTTGTACGGAGTTTTCCCAAAAACACCTCAAGAGCTATAGCGCATCCTCGTCCCCAAACTGTTTGGCTGCCAGCATTAGCCACAGGCTCAGCGGTCTCTGGCTGA
- the gatA gene encoding Asp-tRNA(Asn)/Glu-tRNA(Gln) amidotransferase subunit GatA, whose protein sequence is MSLIRTLHEQLVKRERSAVEIAQTYYERIAGIEPRVHSFLCLMQERALQQAQAVDAALARGETLGPLAGIPMALKDNLCTTNAPTTCASKILAGYIAPYEATVNLKLEAAGAVLVGKTNLDEFAMGSSTENSAYGPTRNPWNLDTVPGGSSGGSAAAVAAQEVVAALGSDTGGSIRQPAAFCGVVGLKPTYGLVSRYGLVAFASSLDQIGPFAATVEDCAIVLQAIAGYDPMDSTSLKVEIPDYSQALIPEVKGLKVGLVKEFFGEGISGPVRAAIEKALDVLRALGAEVREVSCPRFAYGLPTYYIIAPSEASANLARYDGVRYGFRAEEAQSLLSMYEQSRNQGFGREVKRRIMLGTYALSAGYYDAYYLKAQKVRTLIKEDFTKAFEQFDVLVGPTAPTTAFRFGDKADPLSMYLSDICTIPLNMSGTAGISIPCGFDEQGLPIGLQIMSAPLEESKLLQVAYAYEQATEWHQQRPEMG, encoded by the coding sequence ATGAGCCTGATTCGCACCCTGCACGAGCAACTGGTCAAACGCGAACGGAGCGCCGTCGAGATTGCCCAGACCTATTATGAGCGCATTGCCGGGATCGAGCCTCGGGTGCATAGTTTTTTGTGTCTGATGCAGGAGCGGGCGCTCCAACAAGCACAGGCAGTCGATGCGGCGCTAGCCCGAGGCGAAACGCTAGGTCCGCTAGCCGGGATTCCTATGGCCCTCAAGGACAACCTCTGCACCACCAATGCCCCGACTACCTGCGCCTCCAAAATCCTTGCAGGCTATATCGCCCCCTACGAAGCCACGGTCAACCTGAAGCTTGAAGCGGCGGGAGCAGTTTTGGTGGGTAAGACCAACCTGGATGAATTTGCGATGGGCTCCTCGACGGAGAACTCTGCCTATGGCCCGACGCGCAACCCTTGGAATTTGGATACGGTTCCGGGCGGGTCTTCGGGCGGGTCCGCAGCAGCGGTGGCAGCGCAGGAAGTGGTCGCTGCTCTGGGTTCGGATACGGGGGGATCGATTCGTCAACCCGCTGCTTTTTGCGGGGTGGTAGGGCTCAAGCCGACCTACGGGTTGGTGTCGCGCTACGGGTTGGTTGCTTTTGCTTCGTCCTTGGACCAGATTGGTCCTTTCGCCGCGACAGTGGAGGACTGTGCCATAGTTTTGCAGGCGATAGCCGGTTATGACCCGATGGATTCCACCAGCCTCAAGGTCGAAATCCCCGACTATAGTCAAGCGCTCATCCCGGAGGTCAAGGGCCTTAAGGTCGGCTTGGTCAAGGAATTTTTTGGAGAAGGGATCAGTGGGCCGGTCCGGGCCGCGATTGAGAAAGCTTTGGACGTTTTAAGGGCTTTGGGGGCTGAAGTCCGGGAGGTCAGTTGCCCTCGTTTTGCCTATGGATTGCCCACCTACTACATTATTGCGCCCTCGGAGGCTTCGGCAAATCTGGCGCGCTATGACGGGGTCCGGTACGGCTTTCGGGCGGAGGAGGCCCAGTCGTTACTCAGTATGTACGAGCAGAGCCGGAACCAGGGCTTTGGGCGCGAGGTCAAGCGCCGGATCATGCTTGGCACCTACGCGCTCTCAGCAGGTTACTACGACGCCTACTACCTCAAGGCACAAAAAGTACGGACCCTGATCAAAGAGGATTTCACCAAGGCTTTTGAACAGTTTGATGTCTTGGTCGGTCCTACCGCTCCCACCACCGCCTTCCGCTTCGGGGATAAAGCAGACCCCTTGAGCATGTACCTCTCGGATATTTGCACCATTCCGCTCAATATGTCAGGAACTGCGGGCATCAGCATCCCCTGCGGCTTTGACGAACAGGGCTTGCCGATTGGTTTGCAGATCATGAGCGCTCCTTTGGAGGAGTCCAAACTGCTTCAGGTCGCCTATGCCTACGAACAGGCGACAGAGTGGCATCAACAGAGGCCAGAAATGGGCTGA
- the rplU gene encoding 50S ribosomal protein L21, whose protein sequence is MPYAIIETGGKQYRVEPGRFYDVEKLDAAEQTIIPLDQVLLVSPDGDDVDILIGRPLVEGAVVRAKILQHGKAKKVIIYKMRPKKHYRRKKGHRQPYTRLLVEAIEVNGVALSAAAPAALTE, encoded by the coding sequence ATGCCTTACGCAATCATTGAGACGGGCGGCAAGCAATACCGGGTTGAGCCCGGTCGCTTTTATGATGTCGAGAAGCTCGACGCCGCTGAACAGACCATCATTCCTTTAGACCAAGTGCTCTTGGTCTCGCCCGATGGAGACGATGTCGATATTCTGATTGGTCGTCCTCTTGTAGAAGGAGCGGTGGTCCGCGCCAAAATCCTTCAGCATGGCAAAGCCAAAAAAGTAATCATCTATAAAATGCGCCCCAAGAAGCACTATCGCCGCAAAAAAGGGCACCGCCAACCCTATACCCGACTCTTAGTCGAGGCCATCGAAGTCAACGGTGTCGCCCTCAGTGCCGCTGCGCCTGCTGCCTTGACGGAATAG